In Oryza sativa Japonica Group chromosome 1, ASM3414082v1, the genomic stretch TATCTGTCGACTTTATGTTGTGAAATTGGACTTACCAATAAAACTGGCTAGTGTTCTGAAATGGAGTAGTAGAACATAAGGGACtaatgatatatttttctttatacaTCGACCTTAGGTGGATGCtctgcattgttttttttttcttgcagttGTTTTCACCACATTTTAAGGAAGCATTTTTCACTCTTGATGTCACAGGTTGGAAAGCAGATCGTTCTGGGCACGTTGGAAGATAATTTCAAAGCTGACATGCTCTTGTCACTCTCAAGATTGGCATCCAAGTCAGTTCTTCTGTTTGGCGATCAGGTAGTGTAATCCACTAGTTGGTAGCATATGTATTTGACTTAATTTGTTCTAAACCATCACTGCAATTATGTTCTGTGTTACATAATTTAGTTCACTTTGCAATAATCATGTGTCTGTGTTTACTGTTTATATTATACTCTCTTTGTTTGTGAATGCTTGGCACTTTATAACCTGATTCATGTTTTCTCAAACCTCTGAAGAAACAATTAATGGCATCCCATTTCCTCATGTCATTTCCTGTGATTGACATGCTACTGAAAGATACCTTAGTGACATTATAAAAATTAGATATGACAATCAAGAATCAGGTGATTCAAATTTCTTTTTGAGTTACTAGCTATCTGTATTTGTTTACCCTCTTGCTGACAAGCTGGGGTCATTAATACCAATGTTCTCTGTTCCCTTTGTGAATTGATTTCGAAGTAAACTTTATTTCGATTTACTATTTCAGGTGGAATTGCTGTTATTGTTCCTGGAGCATGAATCTTCTCATTGCATGAAGACCGTGTCATTGAAATGTTTATGTTTTATGTTTCACGGAAGCATCTGCCATTTTCCTGTTTTAAGGACTGTTTTTGGAACGTTATTACAGctaattgatgatgatgatttccCACTTGATTGTAAGAGAGATGCATTTACGGTTCTTCAAAAGGTGAACACTAAGGTCTTCTGTTCGTGCTGTCTAGATATCTCTTTTTCCTCATTATGATAGCTGATTGATTTATAAAAACTTTTCAGATAGTCTGTGGCAAAGCTCCAATTGTTCATTTTGTCGATACTTCTGAGCTATCTAAGCTTGTTCTGGCTGCTGAGAGTTCTTTGCATTCTTCTTCCTGGGAGATGCAAGGTACTGCTCTTAAAGTTATTGCTGGCACCTTATGTTGTCTTCAGCAAACAAGATCACATCAGAACATGATTACTCAGGAAGGTTCATCATTGACTTACAATGGGTGTCAAGGGATTACCAGCAACTTCCTGTCAACTCATGTAGAAAATGATGAGGACAAATTCGTGCATAAGATTGTAACATCAATGGTGAATCATAATATATCTCTGGTCAATCAAATAATAAGCACTGGAAACAAGGAAGCAACAAGGAGACATACTTATATGTCCTCTGAATTCAAGATGTACAGATCTATGTTAAGCAGTATGCTAAAACTTCTTGTGTGCTAccccttctgctgctgctgttgctcttGATAAACTAAGAGGCCTGATAAAAGAACTAGCCCGACTAGATGACAGTGATTGCTCCAAAGTTTCTGTTGCCAATGTTGAATCATTTCAAACATATTCTGCCCGTGAAGTACTTGGCACTTCAAATGATATTAAGCCAGAGACTGCTAGTGTGATGGCTTCTCACATGGGAGCAGATTTTGATAAGTTAAAATTCGACCCAACTGAATTTAGTAGCAAGAAGGAAGTATTTATAGTGCGTAATATAATTCTTTCGACACTCAAGTTTGCAAATACTTGTCATAATATGCTTTCTAAAACTCCTGGTGCTAGCTGCAATCTTTATGATAGAATCAAGGAGCTGATTGAGTGTGTGCAGCAGAATGCTTCTCAGTATTGTAGCACATACGAATTTTTCCATCTGATAATGTGTGCTTGTATTTCATGGTATGCTTGTAAAACTAGAGATGGCAATCAAGAATCAGGTGATCCAACAGAACAGCCTGACATATTCTCTAGTCCTTCTATTTGGTTAACTCAGGAGCTCTGTGCGATTCGGATAACAAAAATGCTTTTCAGAAAGCAGAGGTATTGGGATGCCTATATGTCTGCTATGTACTGTTGTCGTGAAGGCCTCTGGTTTGTGGTGTCGTTTGTCTTTAGAAAACTTGCAGATGATTTTGGGTCAGGCTCTTTCAGTTTTTGGTTCAAATCATTGCTGCTTATTTCAGCTGGAGAAATTGAGATGAAGCTACTGCTTTTCCCTTCAGCAATCATTAAGTTGGTCAGTGAGCTTAAAACAGATTGCGATCTTCATGAGAGTTTTTACTGTGTTGAAACAAATGTTGACAGTAGTCTTGCTGGCTCTTCAGAGTTGCATGGTTCCCAAGCAAAGATTACTGATATTTGCAGCAAAACATTCTTAGCTACTGATCACCTCTTATCGAATACCTCTTCAAGTCATGAGCTGTTTTTCCAGAGGTGGTTTATTAGTCTCAGGGCATCGTTTCTTGAGATCCTAGCAGATTTTCTTGGTATCCTTACTGCACATTTAACTGATCAGAGAGATGAATCTCATCATGATGCTATTGGAGACCATTCCAGTGTACCTAGAGAGCATAATAACAGCCAATTACTTGCTTTGGTGAATTGTTCATTACGATTAAGTGAACTGGCACATAGTTATGATCTACTTGCTGTATCCCATGGGGACATGGATCGCCAAAGTTTTTCTAGCATAGCCAGGCTTGCTTTCATGTGCTCACTTCTGGCATTTTGTATTGCATTTTCTGTGGATTTCTCAAAGGTACATAGTAGTGTGGAGTCTTGCAGGCTTCCAGAGAGGTTTTCTCACGCTTCAGTTGTACAAGATTTACATGAAAGAGTGGATAGGACTGATAGCCAAATTGTTTCACAACTGCAACAATTAATGCCCATTTGTTGTGATAAAGTGCACTCCATACAGATTGTCACAAGAATGAATTGTGAATTGTTCAGGTATTCTGGAAAAGGATTCTTATCGTCTTTGCAAATTTGCTGTGGCATATTTCCTCCGCTTACGTGGGGACACCAAAGGAATAGCGACTGGAGAGGACAGTGTATCTCCTTTGCATGGAGGGATGCAATTTCTGTCCAGCATTTTACAGAGGGTTATGGAATTGCCATTTGTTCTACCCAAATACTTCTTCAGAGTAAGGTAACGTATGCGTGTTGTTCTCTTAAAATTAGTTGTTGTGGATGAGAAGTTCACCATGCTGGatcacttaatttttttttcacaagccACATGTGCCTATTTAATACATAGATGATCGCAGAGTTTTATTTTATGTATATCTCACTATTCCTCTCTGAAATTTGTGTTTCAGTAATGCATCGCTCGAATAGATATCTGTAATAATGGTTAGCTTGTTTACTATATATCTTGCAGGCCTTGCTTTGgtgctgaacttcatatatatgattcaaATCCAGAAAACAGAGACGGGATATCAGTACCAAGTGGCCTCCAGCTTTCCCTAACCCTTTGCTTGCAGTGGAAATGTGTGTTAGGAGTAACATTGATATCTCGAAGCTACTCGAAGCTATACTGCGTTTTAGCTGCAAGCTCAGCATCCTGCTGCTTAGATGCAACAGGAACAAGAAGCAAAGAGTTTGAGATACACAAGAAAACTGCTGGAATGGTTGGTCTTAATACCAAGCTGATGCAGTACATAGAGGATGATTTGAGAaagaagagggagaagaagaggaaaaaggtcCGTGTGGAGGAGAAGGAAATGGTGACAGCATTTGCGCGTTTCGAAGCAAGTGACAGTGGGATGGGATTCTCTAGCTACCTGCTGGATGTGTCTGAATTTCCTCAAGGTTCATACAAGATGAAGTGGCATGCGTGCTGCATCGACAAAGATGGCGCCTATTATAGCTTGCTGCCTCTCAACGACGGCGCAGCCTTCTCCGTTCGCAAGTCTTGACAGCCTTAGACATCTCTTGTTAACTTATAATCGTCGCAACTAGATTACTAGACTAGTGTTTTTGTATTTAGAGACAAACAAATTGCATTACAACAAGACTTGTTAGTAGCATATGTTTCATGCTGAGTTGCTGGCGTTAAGACCAAGCTTGTCAGTTAGCTCTTTatgccaaaatttgacaaacTTTGAGGGGAAATGGCCCTCCAAAACTTGATTAAATTTAGAAAGGTTTGACTTAGGACGTTCATCTATTGCCTTTTATCAATAACTCTCAACACATGATTCCTATATCTTGAGACTCATGTGACTTGATCTCATTTGAACATCAACACCATTTTCATTTCTGGAGATCTACTTCTTTCATTCTCAATAACATTGCTAGTCCCCGTGATCTGATTATCAGTCTCCACTTGTTGACCAACCGATCGTATATAAAATGATACGAATAAATTGATGAATATTAACCGACAACACAAATATTATATATTCACATCAAAATAATATATAGAACCACAttattatgtatatataaagATAGAGTGGTGCTTATAGCTTGATCTCTGTACATTTTATGCTTGTTAAAGATTAAATATCACAATCATTGAATATTTTCTATCTCAGCTCATATGAAGTTCAGGAATAACCTATTTGCCAACTCATGGAAATAGGTAAGTCCCACTAACTCGATTGTCATAAATCACCGAATAACAATACAAATTGTTGATCATAGATCTtttgatcttttcttttttgatgaTGGTTGACAATCCAATATAAACCATATATAGTTCACATATACATGGAAGGAGAAATGCATTAATACAAGGAGACAAGCGAATATAGAGCATGCTTCCCCCAAAAAATATGTgcacatatataaatatgaagATGGAATTATGTACATGAACGACAAAAAGGACTAAGAAGAAATTCACCCTACATTTTGGACATGcgaaaaatataatttagaacatGAGGAGTTTATCACACATCTCTCAACATTTTTATCTTATATCCAATCAAAACTAGGCAAGAAAAATGTTCATAAAAGATATGTGTCTCATACAATTGGATTTatcattaattaacaaaacagACTTAATGGTTCTTGATCTTATAATATCATCCAAATACGATGGAACGGTAGTGGATGTACAATATGGGTCTATTGGCTAATAGATATCCTAACTTTAGTTGTGCGAAAAAAATAGCCAAATAGGTTGATCCAACTACATCGTTGAGAGGAAAAAGGATCCTCTGATTTAACTGCATTGCATTTgtgtcattgacatgtgggtcataGTAAAGTGGAATCCACGTATCACTGACTCAACTGTAAGAGAATCTGTTTTCTATCAAGAGGCAATGAAGTACAGTAAGTTGACAATAGCATGAATCTAACATATAGTAGTAGGCTATAATTGCTTTGTTTGTGTGcccatgaaaaagaaaagaagaggtaATCTCTTGTGCGTGCGTCCCCTGTGCTGTCGCTGTGCCTGTGCGtcggaaagaaaagaaaagaaaagaaaaaaaacactcgAGTGTGCAGTGTGGGTTGTGTCTCCGCTCCTTGCGCCTGCGCTGCGCTGCGgcgatctccatctccatctctctctctctctcgagcagagcagagcacgCCGTCATCCTCgtcctgctgctgcttccgGCAGGTGAGTGAGCATCCacatcctctttctctctccctcgaatttgcttgcgttaaccctagcttctcatctcttctagatctgggaAGCTTTGAGAGCCTTAATACAACTAGTAACCAGTTTGTCGagatctcctcctccgtccATTACTGCTTCTATGATTGCTGCTTCTAATTTCTCCTCCTCTACCTCTACTAGGAGCTCAGCTCGGATCCGTAGGACAAACCCAAGCTTGGTCGTCGGTGTGTTTCCGGAGAATGtgaccgcgccgcgccgcgccttcTCTTATCACAAATGGCGGCTACACCAGGGAGCAGCAGGCCAGCgaatgttgctgctgctgctgcgacggAGGCCAGATTCCACTCCCACCCACCACAGCAGGATAGGGTATTACTATATCTTCTTGCTGCTCATGCAATTGcttcatcttttcttttctgttgctTTTTTTCGTACTACTTGTTACCTGCAATTGCTACCTCCTGTCGACCTTACAACCTTTTCCTACTCACTCAGTACCAACTGTTCGTACTGTCTCCGTGCTGGTTGCAACTTGCAATTGGGCCATCTTAAACTCGTTGTAGCATGCAAGGATGTTTTATGTCATTTCAAGACCATCGACATTCCTGTCAATTACATGATATGACGACAACATTAATTGTCTTACTTTTGTTAACCGCACACTTCTCTTTATGCTTATTTGTTGTTATATTCAGCTCACTCTAATTGTAGTTTCCATGCTTAATAATTAGCCAATAATGCTGTTTGTCTACACAGATCATAAAAATGACAGGGAAGAGCTAAATAGCcctataaaaattattatagCCTTGAACGGATTAGTATGTTGCTTTTGAACTGTAAATTAGTTCATTATTCATTCCTGGAGTTAACTTTATGTATCTTCATAAAATCAAGCTGGAATGCTGGATgatttccccccccccctccctatTTCTTGCAACAACTAATAACTTTCTACATTTATCAGCGGAGTGGATGGGCTGGCTGTTTGTCTGGCTTGTCATGTTTCGGATCACAGAAGGGTGGGAAGCGTATAGTTCCTGCAGCACGTGTACCTGATGGGAATGCGTCAACTAGTCGTGGAAATGCACACCAATCTGGTGCCAATTCCAACCAAAGTGCGGCTCTGAATTTATCTCTTCTTGCTCCACCGTCTTCTCCGGTGTCCTTCTCTAATTCTGCAATTCCTTCGACTGCCCAATCACCTAATT encodes the following:
- the LOC4326450 gene encoding uncharacterized protein, translating into RSENVVVHHTYLYRGLVDFALWNIWLNIVVGLGDIPGTPKCGEWLVGVGAHHLHSITRSNRGPTVSRKKHKKKKKGYRRAAAAMAMQWSIDLDRALRSRHPTPVSTGQRGIVCGWLFLGYQWISLTLHLKHFQGGIAVIVPGLIDDDDFPLDCKRDAFTVLQKIVCGKAPIVHFVDTSELSKLVLAAESSLHSSSWEMQGILEKDSYRLCKFAVAYFLRLRGDTKGIATGEDSVSPLHGGMQFLSSILQRVMELPFVLPKYFFRVRPCFGAELHIYDSNPENRDGISVPSGLQLSLTLCLQWKCVLGVTLISRSYSKLYCVLAASSASCCLDATGTRSKEFEIHKKTAGMVGLNTKLMQYIEDDLRKKREKKRKKVRVEEKEMVTAFARFEASDSGMGFSSYLLDVSEFPQGSYKMKWHACCIDKDGAYYSLLPLNDGAAFSVRKS